GAAGTTGCtctgttcacacacacacacacacacacacccacccacacacacccacacacacacaatgctAATTAAAGCAGGAATACAATACAAGTCTGTAGGGGAAAACCTCTGTCCTCCTTCTTAATTAAAACCTCACAGATGGATTTTGATATCAACTGGGTTAGGAGAAAATACACCTGTGAATATGCATGCACAAAACATACATACACAACAGTGCACGGATGCAAGAAGCTCAAGGTAAGAGTCTAAAAATAGCGGTGTCCTTTGCTTTCCTAACTTTCTGTCTATGTCCTTTGTCTCCTGACATTTTGAAGCGAGTCGTCATCAAAAGAGGATATGGGAATTTTCATTACGCCGCGATTAGCTGCTGGGCTTACAGTGTGAAATAATATTGACAGCTATTATTCCCACTGAGCTAAGGAATGATTTCTAGCCAACAAGCCTGGGTATCAAGATAATCCACCCAGGAAGCCCTTTTTTCTTCCCCAATATGAGCTGCGGGTGGCCCTGTGGGAGAGGCCCCACTTCATGCTTCACTTTATTACACCTAATCTCTGGGAGATGACTgcaggacacacaaacacaatggCAGACTCAAAGGGgagcagggagagaggagaggagtgtGTGTTGGATTGTCTGCCAGTGGGTGAGGATGTAAAATTGCACTTACTGCTTCTTGGTCAGCTTTTCTGGATGCGAGGGCTTCGTTCTTGGCTTCATAGTCAGCCTGGATGTTGTCTCTCCGTCTCATCACAGCCTAAGACAGGCAAGCATAAAATTCTTTCATTAAAACTTACCACAAGTGTCTTTTAGATAAGGGCTTCCAAGATTAATCGTGATCAGTTAAGACTTGGAATTAGTGAActttataaaatcatgagtaATTGCATGATTtagccactgcagcatctccctgcaaccacagtgatgtaaaataagtccatctCTGCTCCtttaaggtcacatattaagcaaaaaatactttttcaggcttttctgacaaaaaatatatgccccttgcctgtccacaaccccccaagaatcagacaCACTGCCCCCCTCCAACTTTTagaaaatgtatgctgaaacacgttgttctcagattttcccctcattatgtcatgtggggagttagccctgcccccaaGTTTAGTTAGCCCTTGCTGCCTGGAAGAAAGTTCAACCCTCTCCTCCTGATCTTAAGGAGGAGAGCGttaagcgtccttgggtttcttgaaaggcgctatataaattcaagatattattattattattattatcttcctctcagctgtcaactgagaggaggatcaggagtgCCACTTACATTAaatcacatccatttcctgtgaggagcggagtcagacagctaatcaACATTAACAAcgagaaacagctcattctgagcagggctgaaacagagtgtggtttttttagacatgcaaaaatccaatacttaagtgtttttttcagcaacaaactttaccGGAATGTCTTGTAGACCTCTGGGaccaacataaacttgtcttaaaggggtaaatacTTGACCTTTATAGTCTCATTTCactaaaaaaaacctcacagacagcccAGTGGAGAGCAAAGTAGGCTCAAATGCTGATGCATATACAGTGGAAAATGATTTTCCAagacaaaaatgctgaaatggtTTGTCAGTTTTCTTGGGCAGGCATCAATTATGTGGTTAACACTTTATATAGCtatataaatttttaaaaatggtctaTTGTTATGGTGGTTCCTGCTACTGCTTACTTCATTCCTGTCCCATCCCAATAACGTGATCTAATAGTGGAATGACTCATGGGAATCCTGAAAAAAAGTCAGCCTCTGATGGACAGCAACGGACTCACAGCCTTGCCTACTTTGCATATGGAGAGTAGCGAAAACAAGGATGACAGCAGAGGGTGATGATGGTACGCACTGTGAGTCAGATTGTGAGAATATTATAGttaacaggattttttttttaattaaagttgtttttacaattttagGGACACCTGATGCTGCACATTATTGATTTCCAGCTTCATCCTTCAAACAAAAGTTGTGCATTAAATCTTGTTTCAGAACAGATTGGTAAATACCAAAAACCAGGGATCACATCAGTatggccctcatttatcaaacatctGTCATTTTGACAGTACAAGGCTGTATTAAAACACTGATAATagtttaaaagtaaatataaaTGCAGCATATTTTAGTCTGGAGAATGATGAATAAGCAGGTTAagctaaaataaaagcatatctgTCCAAGTATCTTGTTGTGGACTCTTTTTTCTCCACCCCAGCTTTCACTGATGCtgatgaaatgtgaaacaacTTCATTGGCTTCTATTGATATTTAGACACCCACAGAATGTAAATAAAGATGCTGCTCTTTATTGACCTGCTCCCTCAACAAATCATAGTATTGGTGCTCCACTGATAATACCTTCAACTCATAATGAGCACACTCAGAGTTAATTAAACTGCTTTCTGGAAGAGACCCAATCCAAACATATGGAGCAACAGGGAAGCCTCTTCTCCTCTAGTGAGGGGGAGGAGTTCAGATGTGAGCAGTCTGCTCTGGGCTCACCTTTACCGTCTCAGCACAGAGAACATATTCGTGCAGGGCGGGAACGAGGACCTCAGACAGATGGTGGATATGCTCTTCTGTTTCCTTACTGCACCGCTCCACACAGCTGGCCACACCCTTTAGCTGATCCGCCAGCTCCTCCTCTGACTCTGCCCACTGGGTATAGGTGGGGGTGTACTGTTTAAGCTCATCTAGATACTCTGTGGAAGCACAAacacatatttaaacattttccagGACTCTCCCTGTATTCTTAAGGCTATGTGTTTAAGATATTTGTCAGTGCTGGCTTATGCTTAGTAAGAACTCAAAATATTAACTTGGAGACATTTAGAGGCATGCTGAATGCTGTGTATTCATTGATTGCTGTAATGTTCTTCTGTTAGGGTCTGTTGTCAATGTGTATGGAACTTTTGTGTTGTTGTCTTGGTCAGGAACCCTTGTTAAAGGGATTTTTGAATATCAATGTGAACACttcacttaaaacaaaaaagtcaataaataaataataacttGAAGTTATAACCTCCTTTAAATCCAAACATCACCATGTTTAGAGATTGAATAGctgtaaaatattaaaggtcgcatattatgcaaaatacactttttcaggtttttctagcaaaaaagtatgtgcctctggcctgtccacagtgcCCAAGAACCAGCTGAcacctgagaggaggatcaggagagccacatccattaagccacatctatttcctgtgaagggcggagtcagatagcccattaacatttaaagctacagatacagaaacggctcgttctgagcagggctgaaacagagaggttttaagacatgcaaaaatcaaattctggagtgtttttcaagaaacaaacttttcatgcatgttttggggacctctgagaccaataaaatcttgtcttaaaggggtaaaatatgtcccctttgagTTACCTGCAGGATTACTAAAAATATAGCCCCAGTTTAAGTCTTAGCAGTCACAGTCATTGAGAATCTCTGATTACCGTGTAACAGTCACAGTCTTACTCTGATGacctgatgaccactcaacagtctgCCTAACCTTGTAACAGTCACCAAGTAGGATGGGGCTTAAAAAAGGGACACCTGGTCTTTAAAAACATCCCTGTAATTAGCATCTTCCATGTACCTTTCTGCTCTTTGATGATCCTCTGCGTGACTTTGTCCACAGATCCGATCTTGTTACTGAAATCCTCCACATATTCCTGCATCACAGTGAACTCCTCCGGCCGGCTCCTCAGGCCTCGTACTGAGTTTGCCATCGCCTTCACCGTCTCCCCCATCCTACTCAGAAAACCTGGACCCTGTTTCCTGTGAGATGTCAACTCCTGACAAGATCAAGCAGCAGAGCATTACTTCAACTTCACAtcaatgtcaatcaaataactTAATGTTCATACTGGTCTAAGTGTATGAAGCATGAGTTATTTCAAGAGACCAATGATAACATACCAGACATTATGGATAATTTGAGATAGGATGCAGCTACATTGCACATAAAAGGAACCTGATTTTCAGTATATCTTTATCTTAAAAAAGCAATAAGAGGGTATACACTTTGACTGCAATCCCAGCCGATGAATAGCAGAAAAAATATACTGGTGACAGGAATTAGAGGGGatcaaaaaaaacattttaaatctgcaGAAACTTTTCAGTAATTACTTTTTGACGATGTTCATCAGTATAGATCCTCAGTTGATGGAAAATGCTTATCTGAACATTTCAAGCTGTACTATTTCATTGATTAACGACAAAATGAAGCCATACAGTCAAAGTAACTTGGAAACACTCTGTGTTCTGTATCACAATGTTTACATTCATTCAGCTTGTCATGAGCAGAAACGTCAGTGACAATAATGTACTTTATATTTTCTTGCCTATGTgtaagaaagggaaaaaaacggCACCTGTGCTGTGAGAAAGACTTTAAAGTGTGGGCTGTAAGACAGAATGGGATGCTCAGAGATCTTGTTGAGGAAGCGGTGCAGAGCTTTCCTCCTGGTCTCAATGAAGTCGTCATTGAAGCGCTCCACCATGCCTTTCATCACAAACTTCTCCGGCAGGGGCTGAGGACACAGCGTGACATAGAAAGATATTAAAGAGGCCTTTGTTGGGCAACAAAGTACAATGAAGTCAATTCCTACATGTGGTTGCTTTAAAGGAAtcctagagagagagaggaacacTGTAATCAAAACCTCCA
Above is a genomic segment from Cheilinus undulatus linkage group 19, ASM1832078v1, whole genome shotgun sequence containing:
- the snx7 gene encoding sorting nexin-7, producing the protein MSGQTVPADFSGHMLDLDEDEDLEVFSKNTSLADGSPMPNSPSSMVNQYRLEDEEEQQDAHTKDIFITVDNPESHVTAIETFIMYRVLTKTTRGEFDSSEYEVRRRYQDFLWLRSRLEENHPTLIVHPLPEKFVMKGMVERFNDDFIETRRKALHRFLNKISEHPILSYSPHFKVFLTAQELTSHRKQGPGFLSRMGETVKAMANSVRGLRSRPEEFTVMQEYVEDFSNKIGSVDKVTQRIIKEQKEYLDELKQYTPTYTQWAESEEELADQLKGVASCVERCSKETEEHIHHLSEVLVPALHEYVLCAETVKAVMRRRDNIQADYEAKNEALASRKADQEALQEEVDGLADRLEQANNALKGDWSRWQDGMRSDLKSAFICSAEKNVEYYEKCLAVWESFLLSQRPEPREQRDFEDAS